AGCGATAGTTGTATCAAACCACGGAGGACGTGTGCTGGATTTTACGGAAGGTACTGCTGATGTACTTCCAGATATAGCAAAAGCTGTTGGTGGCAAAATCGAAATACTGGTAGATGGCGGTGTAAGGACTGGAATTGATGTCCTAAAGATGTTATCATTAGGGGCAAAAGCCGTCTTAATAGGCAGACCAATCATGATTGCTGCACATGGTGGCGGAAGAGAAGCAATTGAGTTTTACCTTAACAAAGTTTCCGATGAATTGTACCAAGCGATGATTCTCACAGGATGCAAAGATTTGAGAAATGTACCTGAGGTTTACAAAGCTAGTTGAATATAGTGGAAATTGGCGGCATAATAGCCGCTTTTTTGTGTAAAAAGTTTCAATTCTTATAAAATAAATTTTCCGATTGTTATTCACTTTGATGATTCAATTTGATAAAATATCTTTATATATATAAATATGTTGAATATGTTCAAAGGGGGACATTGAAGTGAAAAATGTTGTTATTTATGATTCAACATTAAGAGATGGTGCGCAATCACAAGGGATTTCATTTACAGTGGCAGACAAGATAAAGATAGTGGAGCTTTTAGACGAGTTTGGAATAGACTATATCGAAGCTGGAAATCCCGGTTCAAATCCAAAGGACATGGAGTTTTTTGAAATTATAAAGAGTAAAAAGTTAAAAAATGCAAAAGTAATCGCATTTGGCAGTACTAGAAGGGCTAACATACCTGTTGAAATTGACAACAATGTAAATTCGCTTTTACATGCCGGAACAGATCATGTTGCAGTATTCGGCAAGTCGTGGGATTTTCATGTAAGTGAAATATTAAGGACGACGCTTGATGAAAATCTCAATATGATATTTGATACGATAAAATATTTAAAAAATCATGGAAAAGAAGTTGTGTTCGATGCCGAACATTTTTTTGATGGCTTTTTAGAGAATCCAGAATATGCATTGAAAACCCTTGAAGTTGCATACGATGCAGGTGCGGATAGCATTTGCTTGTGTGATACAAAAGGCGGGATGTTTCCGCTGGACATTTTTAATATAACGAAAAAGGTAGTTGAGAAATTTAATTGTGAAATTGGTATACACACACATAATGACAATGGCATGGCTGTTGCAAATGCTATAATGGCAGTTGAAGCAGGTGCAACACAAATTCAAGGTACAATAAACGGATATGGTGAAAGATGCGGAAATGCAAATCTCTGTACAATAATACCAAACTTGCATTTTAAAAAAGGGATAAAGTGTGTTGAGGATGAAAAAATGAAAGAAATAACGATACTTTCCAGAAGAGTCAGCGAAATAGCAAATGCCGCACCGGATGAAAGGGCTCCATACGTTGGTAGAAGCGCATTTGCCCACAAAGCAGGTATGCATTCCGATGCTGTATGTAAAAATACTAGATCGTATGAGATAATCGATCCTGAAATGGTAGGCAATGAAAGAGTACTTTTACTATCAGAAGTTGCTGGCAGAAGTGCTATAATAGGGATAATAAATGAAGTTGATCCTACTATAAACCGCGAATCTGAAAAAACAAAACAAATACTAGAGAAGCTTAAAGAAATGGAATTTAAAGGATATAAATACGAAGGTGCTGAGGGGTCTTTGAAGCTTCTGATACAGAAAGTGCTTGGTATGTACAAACCATCATTTAAACTTATAGAATTTAAAGTCATTGTAAATGAACCGTCTGTTGATGATGTAAATTCATCAGCTCTTATAAAAATAGAAGTGGATGGACAGGAGGAAATTACTGCCGCAGAAGGTGATGGACCTGTAAATGCCCTTGACAACGCAGTTAGAAAAGCGTTGGAGAGATTTTATCCTGAAGTAAAAGAGATGAAGCTTACTGACTATAAAGTAAGGGTATTAGACTCCAACTCAGCTACAGCAGCAAAAGTAAGAGTAATAATAGAATCATCAGATGGAAATGAAGTGTGGAGCACAATTGGCGTATCTACAGATATAATCGATGCCAGTTGGATAGCGCTTGTGGATTCAATAGAGTACAAACTAAATAAAATATAACATAAGACTCTACCTAAGTTTTTTAGGTGGAGTTTTTACTTGAGAAGTTGATAAACGTTGTATTAAAATAGACATGTAATCTGATTTGTTAGGGGCTGATATGTTGAAGGAGATATTTTATGCACCGTTTTACAGTAAGACCCGGGATATACTTATTTTGAAGTCAATAGATGTAATCAAAAGAGGAAAAAGGGTTGTGTATGTGCTACCTTCCCGTGAGGCTATGTTTGATGTAAGAGATAAATTTATTACATACAATGGTGGCATAACTGATACGGATATATTTGGATTTGAAGACTTGGAAAAGCAGATATGCGGCGACTTTATAAAAGATTATGCTTTAATCTCATCTTATGAAATACGGGAGATTTTAAGAAACATTTTGCATAAGACTTGTGACAATGCATATTATGAGAAAGTTAAAGGTAAGGCTGGATTTGTAAAGTCTGTTTTAAGCTTCATAAAAGTGATTAAAAGGAAAATGATAAATCCTAATGAGCTTAAAAGTATTGCAGATTCTATTGATAGACCTACGCTTAAGGATAAGTTAAAGAACTTAGCTTATTTTTATGAATTCTATGAAGAATATAAGATTAAGAGGAAATTGATAGATGTAGATGATATATCAATTAAAGCTGTTGAATTGTTTCAAAACACCAATTACTTTAATAACGTTGGGCTTATTGTTGTAGATGGATTTATAAATATAGACTATGTAAATATGAAATTGATAGGTGAAATGGCTAAGAGCAATAGATATGATATTTATATAAACATTCCGTTTAAAAATGAATTCAACGAAAGCTTTATAAGGAATGGCATTATAAAAGATCTCTGCGAATTAGGGTTTAATGTAAATAATGATATTTATGAGATGATAGAGGTTAATCACGATGTAAAAAAAGTCGCAACATACATTTATTCCGGTGAAACGGTTTTAAATGGAGAAGACTTATCAATAAAGATAATGAACAGTCCCTCAATTGAGCATGAAGTAAGAGAAACCGCAAGGCTCATAAAGAGAAAGATAGTCTTTGATAAAATAAATCCCGATAGAATTGCCGTATTTATAAAAAATATAGATAATTACAGGACGCAAATTATAGATATATTTGATGAAATGAATATACCTGTTAAAATAAATAGAGGAATAAAACTGTCTACTATGCCTATAACAAATGATATTTATAATTTAATTTCATATAAATTAAACCACGATTATGAAAGTTTTGTTAATATAATGACGTCAAAGTTTTTAGTTCCTTATGAAATAAGCAAGAGAAGCCGTGAAATTATTAATCTATTAAGTGGAATTGATAGAGATAAAGATAATTTTGAAGATGAATTTGTGACCGCTATGAAAGATGATAAAAGTTTAAATGCCACATTTGAATTCTTGAAGAGGTATGTAGATGTATTTATAAATTTTAGAGAAGTGCCATATAAGGACACAAAAGAATTTGTTGAAAGCGTGTTGAAAGTCATCGATTTATTAGAAATTGATTTTAATATAAAAGCATTGTTTGATTTAGGAATAATTAGAAGCAGCGATTTTATAAGCAATGTAAAGGCATTGGAAACAATTAAGCAGATTTTAAATAAGGAATTGGAAATAAAAAAGCAGTATGGAGAACCGTCAATCGATGACATAGAGAATTTTCAAAATGATATATTGGATATGTTGTCAAATTTTGATGTAAGCATCAGAAATTTAGATTTTGAGGGAGTCAGGATAATAAGCCCTGATTTAGCCAGAGGCCAGATGTACGATGTCGTATTTATCCTAGGTGTAAATGAAGGTGTACTTCCAAGCACGAAATCAATTAATCCCATATTCGACTTTTCAGATGAAGAGCATTTAGAAAAGCATGGAATATACATGTTAAGCCGCAAATGGGAGTTCGAACGAGAAAAGGTACGTTTCAATGCATGCATAGCTTCGGCAATGAAAGAAGTGTATGTTTCATATCGCACTACTGATGAAGATGGATGCAATATGATAAAGTCGCCGTTTATAGATGATTTACAAAATCTTTTTGATGAAAAATCAAAGGAGAGGTTAATTGCTCCTATCGTATACATGAAGGACAGATTTGCTTTTGAATGCGATGCAGCAAGTAAAGATGAAGCATTATTGTATATGATTGATTCTAAATGGAATAAAAGGCAAGACGATGCTAACACAATATATTCCAATATCTTGGAGAATGACTTATATTTAACGAAATCTTATTCCTACATAAATTTTTCTGCGTCAATCGAAAAGAAAAGAAGGATAAATTGCGAAGTTGACAATCACATGGGCATTATATCGAAAGATACTAATTTAAAAGAACTTAGCGATATTCATTTAAGTGCTTCTAGTTTAAACAGCTATGTTGTGTGCCCATTTAAGTTTTTTATTGAAACATTGTTGAATTTGCACGTGTCAGATGAATTCATCGAGTCAAAGAAAAGCATTGGTTCACTTTACCATGAGGTATTGATGAAATACTACAAGGATAATTTGGATCTTTATGATGTCAATGAAGATAGGCTTGGAGAAATAATTGATGAATCTTTTGAGAAAATAACTGGCATCGAAAATGATATTATCTTTGATAAGATAAAGCAGGAGTTCTATAACGTTGTTTTTCAGCTAGTCAAAGATGATATATCAAACAGATTATATTATTACAATAAGACGGGTGCGGAGCTTATACCATCAATATTTGAAAAGAAATTTGAAATGAAGGATCACTACGGTGGAAATATTTTTCATGGCAAGATAGATAGAATTGATTTAGAGCGAAATATAGATGGAAAATTTACAGGTAAGTATGTGATTTATGACTATAAATCAGGTGGCATAGATGGAATAAGGCAGTGCATTGAAGGATTGGATTTTCAATTGCCTACATACTATATGGCAGTTGAAAATATTCTCAAAGAGGAATTTAACATAGAATATCCAAAATGTTTGGGGCTTTTGTACTATAGCATAGAAAAGGTTAAAAGAAATGGAATAGTATTAGCTTTGTACAAGAAAGATCTTTTTAAAGGAAATTCTGGACCGAGAGATGTAGTTGGGGAAAATAATTTCAATGTAATCATAGACTGGATTGAGAAAAAGGGAATAGAAAATATAGATAAAATTAAGACTGGTATTTTTAACTTGCCAGATGAATGTCCTTTTGAAAATTCATCGTTTAATTGTGCATATAAGTCAATATGCAGGTATGACAAGTATGCAATGGAAAGAGGCGAGAATAGCGTTGTATAAATTACCGACAGACGATTTAAGCGAAGAACAATTAAAAGCACTTGATATAAGTAAAAATATAGCATTAAAAGCTGGTGCGGGCTCAGGTAAGACGAGAGTTTTAACGAAAAGATATATAAAACTTCTCAATGATATTCCCGGAATTAAAATTGATAATATTGTAGCGATAACTTTTACTCGCAAAGCAGCGTCAGAAATGAAAGACAGGATTAGAAAAGAAATTGAAGTTATGTGTAAAGTTGATTCGGAAAAAGAGAAGTGGACGGAGTTTAGAAATTCACTATCATTTGCAAATATAGATACAATCCACGGGTTCTGCGAAAAGATCATAAGGGATAATTTTGCAGATGCAGGAGTTGACCCGCTGTTTACGATTATAGATGAAGCGGAGTCTAATACCGCAGTTCATAATATAGTAAGATGGATAGTCGATGAGGCGTTAAATGATCCTGTAAACAAGGACTTATTAAAAATTATGTTTAAAAAATATCCTTCGAAAATTGTTGTGAATGGAAAATTTGAAGCTGAACTTATTAGTTTGATGAACCACATAAAAGAAACTGGACTGAGAATTGACGATGTAAAATTATACGAAGGAGAAGAATATGATGAATCAACAAAAGCTATGGAATTGCTGACAGTAAGAATTATAAGAAAGATTGACGAGGAGTATGATAGATTTAAGAAGGAGAGAAATTTGCTTGATTTTAATGACTTGGAAGTTGCCGCTTTGAAGCTGCTTTCTGATGATAGCATAAGAGATAGCTATTTTGAAAGGTATAAATATATACTTGTTGATGAATTTCAGGATATAAATCAAATTCAAAAGAGGATTATTTTGAAGCTTGCAGAAAAAAATGGAGTAATTCCAGATGGAAGGCTGTTTATTGTTGGAGACTACAAGCAGTCAATATACGGATTTAGAGGTACAGACTACAGGATATTTGAAGAGTTTTGCGAGAAGATAAAAAAAGAAGGTGATGTGTTAAACTTAAGCAATTGTTATAGAAGCACAAAAAACATCATCTGTACGGTAAACTCTGTATTTAAGAATCTGCTTGAACCATACGAAGAATTGAGATATCTAGATGATACGGAAGAAGGGCCGAAAGTTGAACTTATAACGTACAACAAGCAAAATATAGCAGATCCAAGAAATGAAAGATTTCAAAGTATCAAGAAGCTTTTGAAAGATGATGGTAAAAGTGAAGAGTTACACGAATCTCTAATGAAAGATATTAAAAAATCAGAATCAAAGAGAGACTTTCAAGGAAGTATAATTGCGTCAAGAATTTTGAAGCTTTTGGATGAAGGCTATAAGTACAAAGACATAGCAATTCTCTTAAGGAGTAGAACTGGACTTGACAGTGTAGAAAATGCATTGCTAAAGTATGGCATACCATACTGTGTAATAGGTGGAATTGGTTTTTGGGATAAAAGCGAGATTATCGATATAATTTACCTTTACAAGCTTGTATTTGACATGTCAGATAAAATTGCACTGCTTACAGTTTTAAGGTCGCCTATTTTCGGTTTTAGCGATGATGATGTATACAATCTTATGAGTATATATAATGATGAGGGCTTAAGCAACATATTAGAGGCATTAGAAAAGCTTACTTGTGTCAATAGAAGCAATGAATGGATCATAGTAAGGGCTTACAACATATTAAAGGAGATATCTAATTTAAATGGAATTTATGGAGCATACGAGATATTTGAAAAGATTTTAGACTTAGTTGACTATAAAAAACTTTTAATATCATTGCCAAATGGGTATCAAAAATATAGGAACATAGAAAAGCTGGAGAAAATAATAAAAGATTTTACTGATAAAGATATATTCAATGCAAGAGATTTGGTAGAATATTTAAGCTCATTTAAAGAGTTTTCAGGATTGGATTCTGAAGCATTTTTGGACACAGAAGAAAGTGATGCAGTCAAAATCTTAACAATACATGCATCAAAAGGGCTTGAATTTGAAGCTGTAATTATCCCAGATATGGAAAAAGCTACGGATGGTGTTTCTATAAGGCGCAATCATTTATTTATGCTAAGTGAAGACGGGTACATATATGGCATAGGTGTTAACGAAGAAGGTGAACTTGATAAAGAGGCAAATAGTAGGTATAAATATGCATATGATGAATATTTAGAAAGAGAAAATCAAGAGAGCAGAAGGCTTTTCTATGTTGCGTCTACAAGAGCAAAAAGGTTTCTCGCTTTTATTGGTCAAGAAAAAAATAAAACAAGTGAGTTACAGAATGAAACAGGGTTGAACTCATTTATGAAACAGCTGCTGTATGCGATGGACATTGATGATATTGACATTGCAGTGATTAATGGAAATGATTTATTAATGTATGACAGGAATATTAAAATATGTAAATCAAATGACAAGTCGGAAATAGGCAAACTTAAAAATGATAATCTAATTGATGGAATACCGTTAAAACCACAGGGAAACATAAGTATAACGACGTATATTGATTATTTAAACTGTCCTAAGTTGTACTATTATAAATATATAGCAACATTAAATGATGAATATATTGAAAAACAATTGGAAAATGATGATTTTTACGAGTATGATGCTTTAGATATAGATGCTTTAGATATAGATGCTTTAGAACGAGGGACGATTGTTCATAGAATACTTGAAAATATCAGTATACTTGATAGTAATGCATCTAACCTAAAGAATGGTATTGATGGTATCGATGTGGATAATGGCATCAAGAAGTATATTGACAATTATTTTAAAATCATAAAGGAACATAGAAAAGTGTTAAAGGGTAAATTATTGAAAAGTTTAAATGAGTATCGATTTAGAGTTCCGTTAGATGAAAATTTGAATTTAAATGGCGTAATCGATAGAATTGAAATATATGAGAATGATGGAGAAATCGAAGCATATATATTTGACTATAAAACGAATAAGATAAAAAATGATGATGAAATAGAAGAAATAGTAAACCATTATAAGCCGCAGATACATGCTTATTCATATGCATTAAACAAGTTAAAATCAATAAGCGGTTACACTCCAAGCTTAAAAGGAGCTTTTTTGTACCTTTTGGATGTGGGCAAATATATTGAAGTAGATATTTCTGGCTTTTATGTATCTGATACTATGAAAAAAATTATTAATGATGCACCATATTTACTGGGAATCAAGAATTTTACGGATTACAGCGGAACGAAAAATATGTACTGTAGTTTATGTAAGTACAATAAAATTTGCAAATAGTATTGGCTTTTTATTTGCATTATGTAATAATATGGTTAAGTATTAATTTTAGGGGGTGGGTACATGACAGATCCGAGGTTAAAAAAACTTGCAAATCTATTGGTCAATTATTCGACAAAAGTTAAGAAGGGAGATTTTGTTTTAGTTCAGGCTGGTGACATAGCAATACCGTGGATAAATGAGGTAGTGAGGGAGGCAGTGAAGGCAGGCGCACACGTTGAGACGCTAGTTGACATTCCTGATGTTTCAGAGATTATTTTAAAAAATGCCACAGATGAACAGCTTCTCATGGAAAGGTATATACAAAGGATAGCTCTTGAGAAAGCAGATGTATGGCTTACTGCTTGGGCTAACAAAAACACAAAAGCAAATTCAAATGTAGATCCATTAAAGCTGCAGCTAGCAGCCAAAGGTGCATCGTCATGGAGAAAGGTTTACTCAGAAAGGATGGGCAATGGTTCTTTAAGGTGGTGTGGAACACAGTATCCCACTCAGGCAGATGCTCAGGAAGCTGAAATGAGTTTGAGCGAATACGAAGATTTTGTTTATGGGGCGGGTCTACTTGATAGCGATGACCCAATTTATATGTGGCAGAAAATACACGATGAGCAGGATGTATGGATAAGTTACTTAAATAAAAAAACAGAATTGCACATCGTATCGGAGGGAACCGACATCTACGTTAATATTTCAGGTAGAAAGTGGATAAACTGCAGCGGTACTGAAAATTTTCCTGATGGTGAGATTTTTACATCGCCTGTGGAAAATAAAATAAATGGACACATCACGTTTAGTTTTCCAGGAATATACATGGGAAAGAGCATAGAGGGAATTTACCTTGAAGTAGAAAATGGCCTTGTTGTGAAAGCTACTGCAGAAAAAGGTGAGGATTTATTACACGCATTGATGGATACAGATGATGGTGCTAAGTATTTTGGAGAAGTAGCCATAGGCACAAATTATGGAATACAAAAGTTTACTAGAAACATGCTTTTCGATGAGAAAATAGGTGGTACAGTCCATATGGCATTGGGAGATTCGATGCCGGAAGCAGGAGGGAAAAATCGCTCTGCTATTCATTGGGATATGCTTTGCGATATGAGGCAAGGTGGAGAAATATACGCAGATGGTGAGCTTTTCTATAAAGATGGTCAATTTATTAAAAGTGTTTTATAAATTTAAAAAAAGGCGTTGGCAAATGAACCAACGCTTTTTTGATTTTATATTGTAGGCTCTTGCTTATCAAGGACAAATATACCGGGTACTAAAAGTAATATTATGATAATTATTAATATTATCCAAACCCAAAAATCGTCATCTCTTGGCCTTTTCTTGCAGTCAGTTCCAGCCATTATACTCCCCCTCCTTTTTTTATAATTGATGGGAACAGCTACAGTAATATAGTATGATAAAAAAGTATTTTTGTTACGGGCAATATTGATGAAAGGGAGAAAATATTCCATGTTTCTGCAATTAGTGGTATAATATCTCTGTTATATATTAAGTTTTTTTGTCGAATTTACGATATAAAGGATAGGTGCTTTATTAACTATAATTAAGGAGGTCAAAAATGCTAAAACGATGCTTCTGTGGGGGAGATGTAGAGATAGAACTTGCAGATTATGAGTTAATAAAGGGGAAAAAGGTTATAGTTTACAAAGATGTTCCAACATATGTTTGCCAGAAATGTGGTGCCAAATATTATGACACAGAAGTATTGGATAAGATATTAAAAGATGAAAAAAATAAGGGAACATATAAATTAAGTAGAGCATGGTAAAAATTGTTATTGGTGTGTGCAGATGAAGATTATTGCAAGTAAAGAAGACGAAAATTTGCCTCTTAAAGAGATATTAATAAATAGAGGCTTTTCGTCGACTCTCATAAGAAAATATAAACATAGTGGTAGAATTTTAGTAAACAATGAAATATCAATAGTAAATAGAATAATTAAAAAAGGAGATATCATCGAGCTTTATTTAAATGATGATAATGTGTCAGTTAAGCCGGAAAGAATGGAATTAAATATTTGCTATGAAGATGATGATATTCTTGTTGTTAATAAAGAAGCTGGCGTTGTAGTTCATCCAACGGCTGGGTATCCTGAAAATACTTTGGCTAATGGTATTGCATGGTATTACGCCAAAAAGAAGATAAAAGCTTCAATAAGGCCTGTCAATAGGCTTGACAGAGATACATCCGGTTTAATCATTTTTGCCAAAAATCCCTTTATGCAAAATTATCTTCAGATTGTTTGCCCTATGAAAAAATTTTACATTGCTATAGTTCAAGGGGATTTGGAAGACAGAGGAACGATAGATTTGCCTATAAAAAGGAAACCAGGCAGCACCATTGAAAGAATGGTTAGCGATGATGGAGATAGGGCAGTGACAGATTTTTTTGTATTAAAAAGAAGTGAGAAATTAAGCTTTGTTAAATTGGAGCTGAAGACAGGCAGAACGCATCAGATAAGGGTTCACTTAAGCCATATAGGGCATCCTATCATTGGTGATACGTTATATGGTTCAGATACTTCTTATATAAAAAGGCAGGCACTTCATGCTTATAGAATCACATTTAGACAGCCATTTATTGATAAGTGTATTTCTATATATGCACCTATGCCTGAAGATATGAAAAGCGTCTTAAAGGACGCCTTTTAAATCAAAATCAGGTATAAAGTTTGCTGATGCACTTTCATCGTCTTGTACAAACCCATTTTCTAAACCAATTTCAAAGAAATATTCTATTGCTTCTTCATATTCTTTTTTGCTTATTTTTTTGTTTATTTCAGAATATTTATATGCTTCAAAATATGGGATATATTGTCCCATAAGGCTTACATATATTTCTTTAGGGAGATTGTCACTTATCCATTTTAAAATTTCTTTTGTCTCATCTAATTTCCCTGGCAATATTAGATGACGTATAATTATTCCCTTTTTCATTATGCCGTCATTATCAAAGACAGGATAACCTACTTGACGATACATTTCTAAAATCGCTTTTGTGGCAAATTCAAAATAGTGTGGCGCTTTAGAGTATTTTATGGCTGTTTCATCACTGTAATATTTTAGGTCAGGCAGGTATATATCTATGAGTCCATCTAAAGTCTTTAAAGATTCTACATTTTCGTATGCATTTGAGTTGTAAACAATAGGTATGCTAAGCCCATTATTTCTAGCTATGATTATAGCTTCTTTTATTTTTGGAATAAAAATTGTAGGTGATACAAGGTTGATATTGTGAGCACCTGCTTTTTCTAAATTCATAAAAATATCTGCAAGCTTTTCTGGTGAAACACTTACTCCAAAATTCCCTTGGCTGATTTTGTAGTTTTGGCAAAATACACATCTTAAATTGCAGCCTGTGAAAAATACTGTTCCAGACCCTCTGCTGCCACTTATGCAAGGCTCTTCCCACTCATGAAGATATGCTTTTGCTACCTTTATTTCACTTAACATGCCGCAAAAGCCTACTTTTGTACTGCGATCAACATTACAATTTCTTGGACATATATTGCATACTTGTGATACCATTTAAAACACCTCATAAGTATTTTATCATATTTATTATACAAACAAAGTGTGAAAATTTCTTTAAAACTTATAGTTAAATTATAACTTTTTGCCAACAAAATGAATCGACGAAGTGTCTATAGATTGTATTAGTTCAGATTGAGGAGGTAAAAAATTGCATGACGAAAAACAAAAAAATGACGATGAATTTATAAAAATATATATGAAGTACAAAACACCTGTGTATTTTTATCTTTTATCTATCCTGAAAGATGCTGGACTTTCAGAAGACATCATGCAAGAAACATTCATAAGAGTGAGAACAAACATCTATAAATATGGCTCTATTAATAATTTACGAACATGGATAATGAAAATTGCTCGGAATCTTGCTTTAAATTGTTTGCGGAATAGAAAGTTTGAATTATTAAATTATGAAGAAATAAATGCTAATGTTGAAGAAGCTGTAAATGTTGATGAGTTTGTGACGGATTCTATAATGATAAATGATGTGCTGAATTATCTCAGTAATGATGAGAGAGAAATATTTTCGCTACATGTCTTTGGATGTTATACACATAGAGAAATCAGTGAGATTTTGAATATTCCACAAGGTACTGTACGGTGGAAATATTCAATAATAAAGAAGAAGCTTCGTAGATTACTAAAAAAATATTAGGAGATGATATAATGAAATTGCATCACTTTTATAAGGAGTGTCGCAAGTATGCTAATGAGCATACGCCTGATGTATTAGAAAAGGTATTGAAAGCACCTTTAAACGAAAATACAGAAAATACAAGCGTAGAGCATCAAAAAAGATTAGTATGGAATTATTTATTGACATCATTCATAGCAGCGGCTATTTTAATGTCTTTATCAATAATATTTGTTAATATACATTTTTGGGGATCAAATAAGGAAAATGGAATAGTTCCTAAGGTTACTTTAAGTCCATCGTATAATATTGTCTATGCTATGCAAAAAACTTATGACAATATTAAAACTATTGTAATTGAGGGCAAAGAAATATCAAAAAACATGAAGACAAATGTGGTTTTATCTAATAATTCCTGGAAAGAAATATATGCTGGCCCATTAAACTATCGATATGAAACGCCTGATTTTATAAGAGTCGTAAATGGCGATAAGTCATGGAATTATTACAAAGACTTAAATCGCATTGAAATAATTCCTTCAGATCCATCTGGCTCACCTTTCTTAGCCCTTAAATCAAAAATAGATGATATAGCAAAAAATGACAGTTATAAATTGGTAGGTAGCGAAAAAATAGATGGAATTGATACCAATGTAATTGAAGTAACATCAGGTAATTCTAAGAATGATAGCTGGGTAGAGACTTATTGGATAGATAAAAAGACAAATTTCATTTTAAAACAAGAAACTCTCCATAACGATATTAAAACTGTAATAACGTATAAGACAGATTTTGCTTTAGACATTGACAAAGAAAGTTTAAAACCTAATTTTCCTTCAAACGTTCCTGTAATTGATAGATTAACCGAGTTTGATATTTTTCATTCGATTAA
The nucleotide sequence above comes from Thermoanaerobacterium sp. CMT5567-10. Encoded proteins:
- the cimA gene encoding citramalate synthase, with protein sequence MKNVVIYDSTLRDGAQSQGISFTVADKIKIVELLDEFGIDYIEAGNPGSNPKDMEFFEIIKSKKLKNAKVIAFGSTRRANIPVEIDNNVNSLLHAGTDHVAVFGKSWDFHVSEILRTTLDENLNMIFDTIKYLKNHGKEVVFDAEHFFDGFLENPEYALKTLEVAYDAGADSICLCDTKGGMFPLDIFNITKKVVEKFNCEIGIHTHNDNGMAVANAIMAVEAGATQIQGTINGYGERCGNANLCTIIPNLHFKKGIKCVEDEKMKEITILSRRVSEIANAAPDERAPYVGRSAFAHKAGMHSDAVCKNTRSYEIIDPEMVGNERVLLLSEVAGRSAIIGIINEVDPTINRESEKTKQILEKLKEMEFKGYKYEGAEGSLKLLIQKVLGMYKPSFKLIEFKVIVNEPSVDDVNSSALIKIEVDGQEEITAAEGDGPVNALDNAVRKALERFYPEVKEMKLTDYKVRVLDSNSATAAKVRVIIESSDGNEVWSTIGVSTDIIDASWIALVDSIEYKLNKI
- a CDS encoding PD-(D/E)XK nuclease family protein, producing MLKEIFYAPFYSKTRDILILKSIDVIKRGKRVVYVLPSREAMFDVRDKFITYNGGITDTDIFGFEDLEKQICGDFIKDYALISSYEIREILRNILHKTCDNAYYEKVKGKAGFVKSVLSFIKVIKRKMINPNELKSIADSIDRPTLKDKLKNLAYFYEFYEEYKIKRKLIDVDDISIKAVELFQNTNYFNNVGLIVVDGFINIDYVNMKLIGEMAKSNRYDIYINIPFKNEFNESFIRNGIIKDLCELGFNVNNDIYEMIEVNHDVKKVATYIYSGETVLNGEDLSIKIMNSPSIEHEVRETARLIKRKIVFDKINPDRIAVFIKNIDNYRTQIIDIFDEMNIPVKINRGIKLSTMPITNDIYNLISYKLNHDYESFVNIMTSKFLVPYEISKRSREIINLLSGIDRDKDNFEDEFVTAMKDDKSLNATFEFLKRYVDVFINFREVPYKDTKEFVESVLKVIDLLEIDFNIKALFDLGIIRSSDFISNVKALETIKQILNKELEIKKQYGEPSIDDIENFQNDILDMLSNFDVSIRNLDFEGVRIISPDLARGQMYDVVFILGVNEGVLPSTKSINPIFDFSDEEHLEKHGIYMLSRKWEFEREKVRFNACIASAMKEVYVSYRTTDEDGCNMIKSPFIDDLQNLFDEKSKERLIAPIVYMKDRFAFECDAASKDEALLYMIDSKWNKRQDDANTIYSNILENDLYLTKSYSYINFSASIEKKRRINCEVDNHMGIISKDTNLKELSDIHLSASSLNSYVVCPFKFFIETLLNLHVSDEFIESKKSIGSLYHEVLMKYYKDNLDLYDVNEDRLGEIIDESFEKITGIENDIIFDKIKQEFYNVVFQLVKDDISNRLYYYNKTGAELIPSIFEKKFEMKDHYGGNIFHGKIDRIDLERNIDGKFTGKYVIYDYKSGGIDGIRQCIEGLDFQLPTYYMAVENILKEEFNIEYPKCLGLLYYSIEKVKRNGIVLALYKKDLFKGNSGPRDVVGENNFNVIIDWIEKKGIENIDKIKTGIFNLPDECPFENSSFNCAYKSICRYDKYAMERGENSVV